One Thermoanaerobacter pseudethanolicus ATCC 33223 genomic window, GTCAAGGATGATCTCCCCTTTAAGGCGAATTAGTAAACTATCGCACACCTCCATACTGTATTTATAAAAAGTATACCACAGAAAAGTAAAAATTTTTAGAGGAAAGTTAAGCTAGTTTGTAAATCAGACTTTCTCTAAATCATCAGTTGTTTCTGTTTTCGCTAAAATTAAAGACATAAATACGACTAAAATCATAAATATCAATATAGCTGAAAATCCAATAAAAACTCCAAAAATGTCGTTTAATCTTCCAATTAAAAAATTTGCCAACATATTTATTGTTGAACTTATTGTCAAAATAATGGCGATTATAATAGTTACATGTTGTTTAAATTCTTTCATGACTATAGCAATTGTCGTTGGGAAAATTATTGAATAAAAAAATCCTGCTACTGAAATTAAAAATGCAAAATTTCTTCCGGCCATTCCAGATGCAATAAGTATTGAAGAAACCAAAGAAAATATAAACAAACTTTTTATATAACCAATTCTTTCAACAATAAACCCCCCAACTAATCTGCCAAAAGTGAATGTCGCAAAGAAAAGCCCAAGATAGAGAGAACTTATTGTATTGTCCATTTTATATTGTGCGCTAAAAAATGTGACAGCCCAATTGCCTATGCCAAGTTCAGAGGCAACGTAAAATCCAAGCATACTTGCAAAAAGCCACATGCGTTTGTCACTTAGGATTTGTATGTAATCTATTTTATCTCTCGCAATGTGTTTTTCCTCTCCATGCATCTTAATCTCAAGTGCAGCTAACATTAGTATAAAAACTATTGCTCCAACAGTTAAATAAACTTGTTGCCACGAAAAATTGATATGTAACAGTTTTGCTGTCATATTTGGGGAAATAATAGCTCCAACTCCGTAAAAAAAGTGAAGCAAATTCATCATAAGTGCTTGGTTTACTATAAAAACTATTGAAGCAACTGCATTTATGCCAATCTCCAATAGTCCCATCCCCATGTTCATCACAAAAGCAAAAATAAGAAATACAATAAATTTACGAGCTGCAAAAATTCCAAGTATTCCGGCTATTATAAGGATTAGACCACTTATTAATACTGACTTACGGCCTATTTTATCGGCTAAAAATCCTCCTAGAAAAGTTGATAAAATAAATCCAAAACTTCCAGCTGACAAAAATAAGCCCATCATAGTATAGTCAACACCATAAAAAGTCTTGATATTTATTATCAGCGGTCCTTTGACATTTTCTACTATTCCTATTAACATCATTAAAAGGTAAATTATTGCAATTGTATACGCGTTTTTTCTCAACAAAATATCCTCCCCTGTCTTGTTTATCCTGCACATTAATTATACAGAAACAGGGGAGGAAAAACAAATTTGGTTATTTACCATTAACTTCTTTAAACGCATTTACGAATGCTGCAGCTCTCTTTGTTATTTCATCAAACTTTCCTTCCTCGACAAGCTTATTATTTACAAGCTCACTGCCTATTCCTACAGAACATGCTCCAGCTTTTATAAAATCTTTAAAATTGTCAAGATTTACTGCCCCAACTGCCATCATTTCTATTTGCGATAAAGGTCCTTTTAACTGTTTTATATAGTTTGGCCCAAAGACTCCAGCAGGAAACACTTTAACAATCTGCGCTCCATTTTCCCACGCTGTTACTGCTTCTGTAGGTGTCGAAATGCCCGGAACAGGTAGTACATTGTACCTTTGGCATATTTTTATCATTTCTAGATTTAAAGAAGGTGATAATATAAATGATGCTCCTGACAGTATAGCAATTCTCGCAGTTTCAGCATCTAAGACAGTACCTGCACCTACTAATACCTGATCACTATATTTTTCAACAAGTTTTTCTATCATCTTAGCAGCACCAGGGGTATTAAATGCAACTTCAATAGCTTTTATTCCCCCTGCAATCAGTGAATCTGCAATTCTATATAATGAATCAACGGATGTACCCCTTACAATTGCACAAATTCCTACTTCCTTAATCTTATTTAATACCTCATAGCTTTTCATAATCATTCCCTCCTAAAAATTATTCGCCATTAACTATGTGTGCGCCTTGCTTTTTATTTAACACTAGTACAACATTTTTTGCAGCCACAATTCCCATATTAGTAATGGCCTCACATGTGTATCCTCCAATATGGGATGTTATTACAACATTGTCAAGCTGAAGAAGTGGGCTATTAATGGGTGGCTCTTGTTCCATAACGTCAAGTGCAGCCCCTGCTATTTTCTTATTCGCTAAAGCATTGTATAGTGCGCGTTCATCTACAATACCACCTCTTGATGTATTTATCAAGAAAGCAGTTGGTTTCATCATGCCAAGTTCTCTTTCGCCAATAAGACCTTTTGTCTCCGGTGTCAATGGAACATGGATAGTTACAATATCTGACTGCTTCAAAAGTTCCTCAAATGAGCAATAAGTTACTCCATATTCTTCTGAAAATTTTAGATCTGGATAAACATCATAGCAAAGTACATTCATATCAAAACCCTTAGCTCTCTTTGCAACACCTTTCCCTATCTTTCCTAAGCCAATTATGCCCAGAGTCTTTCCGTAGATTTCAGTACCCATTATTCTCTTCCATCCGCCAGATTTCACAATTCTATCTACAGCAAGTAAATTCCTTGCAAGCACGAGCATGAGCCCAATTACCAAATCAGCCACGGAGTTATTATTAGCGTTTGGAGTATTTGTTACAACAATTCCTTTTTTCTTTGCAGCATTCAAATCAACAT contains:
- a CDS encoding MFS transporter yields the protein MRKNAYTIAIIYLLMMLIGIVENVKGPLIINIKTFYGVDYTMMGLFLSAGSFGFILSTFLGGFLADKIGRKSVLISGLILIIAGILGIFAARKFIVFLIFAFVMNMGMGLLEIGINAVASIVFIVNQALMMNLLHFFYGVGAIISPNMTAKLLHINFSWQQVYLTVGAIVFILMLAALEIKMHGEEKHIARDKIDYIQILSDKRMWLFASMLGFYVASELGIGNWAVTFFSAQYKMDNTISSLYLGLFFATFTFGRLVGGFIVERIGYIKSLFIFSLVSSILIASGMAGRNFAFLISVAGFFYSIIFPTTIAIVMKEFKQHVTIIIAIILTISSTINMLANFLIGRLNDIFGVFIGFSAILIFMILVVFMSLILAKTETTDDLEKV
- a CDS encoding bifunctional 4-hydroxy-2-oxoglutarate aldolase/2-dehydro-3-deoxy-phosphogluconate aldolase, which codes for MKSYEVLNKIKEVGICAIVRGTSVDSLYRIADSLIAGGIKAIEVAFNTPGAAKMIEKLVEKYSDQVLVGAGTVLDAETARIAILSGASFILSPSLNLEMIKICQRYNVLPVPGISTPTEAVTAWENGAQIVKVFPAGVFGPNYIKQLKGPLSQIEMMAVGAVNLDNFKDFIKAGACSVGIGSELVNNKLVEEGKFDEITKRAAAFVNAFKEVNGK
- a CDS encoding phosphoglycerate dehydrogenase; protein product: MPKYKVVITARSFGESSDEPFNILKGNDCEVVKIPADRPLSAEELIPLVKDADALIVGNDKVTEDVINAGKKLKVISRYGVGYDNVDLNAAKKKGIVVTNTPNANNNSVADLVIGLMLVLARNLLAVDRIVKSGGWKRIMGTEIYGKTLGIIGLGKIGKGVAKRAKGFDMNVLCYDVYPDLKFSEEYGVTYCSFEELLKQSDIVTIHVPLTPETKGLIGERELGMMKPTAFLINTSRGGIVDERALYNALANKKIAGAALDVMEQEPPINSPLLQLDNVVITSHIGGYTCEAITNMGIVAAKNVVLVLNKKQGAHIVNGE